In one Arachis duranensis cultivar V14167 chromosome 9, aradu.V14167.gnm2.J7QH, whole genome shotgun sequence genomic region, the following are encoded:
- the LOC107463716 gene encoding putative UPF0481 protein At3g02645, protein MASDPDSYVPQQVAIGPYHYWRPELYEMQRYKVAAAKRFQQQHLQCLKFEGLVDQILKLERKIRRCYHKYLDFNGETLVWMMAVDASFLLEFLQIYAIQEGTKIPGVSSSMSHLVDYAGKKSAHNAILRDIVMLENQIPFFVLRKMLEFKFSSLEAADDMLSLILLGLFKELSPFKTMQHYYPNNEVSKSVHILDYLYDMIVPRLDQEIIEEENYYHQDGERDGNDDEKIEEEEKGNVKKFLSEVWNILSKLNKGPVRSIKRVLVSKPLKLVVKLPWQIISNFPGLKLVKEPLERMFFAREKSDEEDEKKKKNGGSSSAKSEEPPLIEEITIPSVSELLNSGVRFSPVNGCISSINFDAKTCTLYLPIISLDVNTEVFLRNLVAYEASSSSGQLVVARYTELMNGIIDTEEDAKILREKGVILNHLKSDEEDHLKSDLEVANIWNGMNKSLRLSKVPKLDKVIEDVNKFYSGTTKVKVKKFMKVYVFGSWQFLTLLAAIFMLFLMALQAFCSVYTCSRFFESALQSSSNTSSGGE, encoded by the exons ATGGCAAGTGATCCAGATTCATATGTTCCTCAACAAGTTGCAATTGGTCCTTATCATTATTGGCGTCCAGAGCTGTATGAAATGCAAAGGTACAAGGTTGCAGCTGCAAAAAGGTTCCAACAACAACACCTTCAATGTCTTAAATTTGAAGGGCTTGTTGATCAAATTCTCAAGTTGGAACGCAAGATTAGAAGATGCTATCacaagtacttggatttcaatgGTGAAACCTTGGTTTGGATGATGGCTGTTGATGCCTCATTCTTGCTTGAGTTCCTTCAAATCTATGCCATACAAGAAGGAACAAag ATTCCTGGAGTTTCATCAAGCATGTCGCACTTGGTAGACTATGCCGGCAAGAAATCAGCACATAATGCAATCTTGAGGGACATTGTGATGTTAGAGAACCAAATCCCATTCTTTGTGTTAAGAAAGATGTTGGAGTTCAAATTCTCATCACTAGAAGCTGCTGATGACATGCTTAGCTTGATCCTCCTAGGGCTATTCAAAGAGCTCTCACCCTTCAAGACCATGCAACATTATTATCCAAACAATGAAGTCTCAAAGAGTGTTCACATTCTAGATTACTTGTATGACATGATTGTTCCAAGATTAGACCAAGAAATAATTGAAGAGGAAAATTATTACCATCAAGATGGAGAGAGAGATgggaatgatgatgagaaaatagaagaagaggagaaagggAATGTCAAGAAGTTCCTTAGTGAAGTTTGGAATATTCtttcaaaattgaataaagGGCCTGTGAGATCAATCAAAAGGGTACtagtttctaaacctcttaAGCTTGTTGTTAAGTTACCATGGCAAATTATATCGAATTTTCCGGGTCTTAAGCTTGTTAAAGAGCCTCTCGAGCGAATGTTCTTCGCTCGAGAGAAAAGCGACgaagaagatgagaaaaaaaagaaaaacggaGGCTCGTCGAGTGCGAAAAGCGAAGAGCCTCCGTTGATAGAGGAAATCACTATTCCTTCAGTGTCAGAATTATTGAATTCGGGGGTTCGATTCTCGCCTGTCAACGGATGCATATCAAGtattaattttgatgcaaaaaCATGCACACTCTACCTTCCAATAATTTCTTTGGATGTTAACACTGAAGTTTTCTTGAGAAACTTGGTTGCATATGAAGCTTCAAGTTCTTCAGGACAATTGGTTGTAGCACGTTACACTGAATTGATGAATGGGATTATAGACACTGAGGAAGATGCAAAGATTCTTAGAGAAAAAGGGGTGATTTTGAATCACTTAAAGAGTGATGAAGAGGACCACTTGAAGAGTGATTTGGAAGTTGCTAACATATGGAATGGTATGAACAAGTCTTTGAGGTTGAGCAAGGTTCCAAAATTGGACAAAGTTATTGAAGATGTTAACAAGTTTTACAGTGGAACAACCAAGGTTAAGGTTAAGAAATTCATGAAGGTTTATGTGTTTGGTTCATGGCAGTTCTTGACATTGTTAGCTGCCATATTCATGTTGTTCTTGATGGCATTGCAAGCATTTTGCTCAGTCTATACTTGTAGTCGCTTTTTTGAATCAGCACTACAATCATCTTCTAATACTAGTAGTGGAGGAGaataa